Within Wyeomyia smithii strain HCP4-BCI-WySm-NY-G18 chromosome 2, ASM2978416v1, whole genome shotgun sequence, the genomic segment CACCTGCTTAGTCTGTTTTCCGGTATATCCGCGAGGCTGGGTTCTGGAATGGCGGTGAGAGGGCGCTGTATTAGGAAGTGCCCAGGAGTAAGGGCTTCCAAATCTCGATGATCGTTGCTTAGTGGAGTGATTGGTCTCGAATTGAGACAGGCTTCGATCTGCGTGACAACGGTGAACATTTCATCAGTACGGAGTAAATTATTTCCAATGACTCGTCGCATGTGACCCTTAAGGGACTTCACGGCTGCTTCCCATAACCCACCGAAGTTCGGTGATTTCGCaggaataaatttgaaatcgatCATGTCTTTTGCTGCCTCTGTAACTATCGGATTTTGAAATTGTTCAGAGTGGAACAGTCGGTGCAATTCGCTTAGTTCTCTCCGAGCGCCTACGAAATTGGTGGCATTATCACAAAAAATTACTTCAGGTTTGCCGCGCCTGGCAATGAAACGTTTTAGTGCTGCGATAAAGGCTTCGGTCGTAAGATCGGCTACCACTTCTATGTGGACAGCTTTGACCACCAAGCAGATGAACAAGCACAAGTAACACCTAGCCGGAATGGCCTTTCGCGACGTGGGGCGGAGACTAAATGGACCGCAATAGTCAATTCCAACTCGCAGGAAGGCAGGAGCTGGAGTTACCCGTTCCAACGGTAAATCGCCCATCAGTTGGTCATGGACGCGTGGTCGTGCTCTAAAGCAAGGAACACATTCATGAACTACTTTCTTCGCTAGGTTTCGCCCACACAGTGGCCAGAATCTTTCCTTCATGCAGGAAAGCATAAGCTGCGGTCCTCCGTGGAGGAGTTTATGATGATATTCTTTCATTATCAGCTTGGTTAATAGGTGACTGCTGTCCAACACTATCGGGTGTTTTCTGTCGAACGTAACTGGAGCATGACGAAGTCTACCGCCAACGCGAATCACACCGTCTCGTAGCTCAGGATCCTTGGAATGTAATCTAGAGGTAGGCTTAACTTCTCCTCTCGCTGCTAGATCCGACAGTTCAATTGGAAAACATTCGGATTGTGCCAATTTCACTAAAACGAGCAATGCTTCTTCATGTTCTCGTGCACTGAGCACTCCTATTCGTCTGACTGTTCGATTGATTTTTCTGCTATTATGTGTGTAACGTAATATCCATGCCGTCAACCGGACCAGTTGACACAATGACGAATAAAGAGTGAAGATTTCACTAGGAGGTAACATCTGTAACGCTGCTGTAACTAAGGGTTTTTCTTCCAACGTACCTGAATCGAATTGTTGGTCTGGAACTTCATACGTTTTCGGCCATTCGTTGCAATCTTTCCCGAGCCAACTGGGACCGTTCCACCATACAGAGCTTTCTGCTAGTTGAAGCGGTGTCGCACCCCGGGAAATAATATCAGCCGGATTCTCAACGCCGGGCACATGATTCCAAACGCCTTCTCGGGAGATGTGCTGAATCTCCGACACTCGGTTGGCTACGAATACTTGCCATCTAGACGGATGCGATGAAAGCCAACATTTCACTATGGTTGAATCAGTCCAAAAATAAGCATTAGTTGGAATTTGGATGCTTGCGGCAACAGTTTCATACAGGTGTGCCAGTACCAATGCTGATGACAACTCTAGTCTGGGTATCGACAGTTTTTTCTTCCGCTTATTCAAGTCTTCTAAAGGCGCCACCTTCGATTTCGCCATCACTAAACGAACTGATACCTGACCTTCTCGTGTTACACTTCTTAGGTAGATAACTGCTCCGTAAGCCCTTTCTGAGGCATCACAGAAACCGTGAAGTTCGCATGAAATTACATTTTTACCAAATGCAATCCAGCGTGGCACGGAAACTGCATCGAGTCGATCCAAGCTGTTTCTGAACTCCAGCCATTGTGATTGTAACGTCATGCTTAAAGGCTCATCCCAAGAATACTTTCCTTTCCAAAGCTCTTGGAGAAACATCTTCGCTTGAACAATGACGGGTCCTGCTAGTCCATATGGATCGAAAAGACGTGCGGCTTCAGATAGTACAACACGTTGCGTTATCGGAGACGTCTGCTTCCAGCGTGGCATTTTAAACCAAAAAAGATCCGAATCTGGTTCCCAGGTGAGACCAAGTGTTTTTACGGTAGATGTCGTATCGATATTAAGAACGTCACGTTTATCCCTCAAGTAACTTGGTatattgttcaaaatctcttgtTGATTAGAGTGCCATTTCCGCAGGTTGAACCCAGCGGACCCGAGAAGCGTCGCTGCAAAGTTTCTTCCCTTCATCTACAGTATGTACCCCAGCAAGCATATCATCAACGTAGAAGTTGTTCTTGATCACATTGGCTGCAACTGGATGTGTCTTTTCTCCCTCTTCAGCACATCTTTTTAAACTCCTTGTGGCAAGATACGGAGCTGATGAAGTGCCATACGTTACGTAGGTCAATTGGTATGTTCGCAACCTCTCATCCACTGATTCTCTCCAAAGTATTCTCTGAAGTGGCTGATCTTGTTCCACGACGTTGATCATTCGGTACATCTTCTCGACATCGCCGACAATTGCATATTTATGGAGTCGAAACCGAATCAAGATAGACAGCAGATCATTTTGAACTACTGGACCCACCATCAGAATGTCATTCAACGAAATTCCGGAGTCTGTGGCGCACGACGCATCAAAAACGACTCTCAGTTTCGTCGTGGTACTGTCTGGTTTCATAACAGCATGGTGGGGCATGTAGTAGCTACACTTTGGTTCATTTTCCTCGTCCCTTATTTCCTTCATATGACCCATTAGAAAATATTCGTGGATAAATGCCGTGTAAAGAGCCTTCATTTCCAGATTAGCATTCAATCGCCTTTCAAGTGCCATAAATCGTTTGGTTGCAATTGACTTTGACTCTCCCAATCGTTCCATCAAGTAATCCCTTTTGGGAAGTGTTACTCGGCATTTTCCATCTGCATCTCTTGATGTTGTCTGTTCGAAGATAGTTTCGCAAGTAGTCTCCTCAATGGATAGACAGCTCTTTGTCTTACAGGTCTCTAACTCCCAGAAACGCGCTAGTTGTTCATGGATTTCTTCAGTTGTGACTACATTTGCGACGGCAATGCTATAGCTAGCTTCAGAGTTGTCCGATATTTCTCCCGCTACTATCCAACCGAGTTGGGTGTTACATAGAGTCACACCTGTTTCCAACAGCTTCATCTGCTCTCCCAGCAACAGATCATAAAAGACTGAAACACCCAAAATTGCATCAACTCCACCAGACTCATAGAAGCTTGGATCAGCTAAGCAAATATCAGTCGGCAGCTTCCATGTACCGATATCGATACTATGCTGCGGCAAATTCAACGTGATTCGAGGTAGTACATAAAACTTCAACTCTTTGGTCTCGAACAAAAAATTTCGTGACAGGATTCTTGCTAACACAGATTGTTTAGACACCGTCAAAGCATCACCAACACCCTTTACTGGAAGATTTTCATGGAACCGTTTAAAGTTTAGTTTCTGGGAAAGGTTTTCCGTGATAATGCATATTTGGGACCCGTTGTCTAATAACACACGAGCGAGGGTCGTATTGCCGAAGCGATCAGCAAAATTCACGATTGCAGTTGACAGAAGTGTTGTGTTCCGGTGACTGCGAATGTGGTGTAAAGTAGCAGTGTGGTGAAGAGTAGCTGTTGTGTTTGTGGGAGGTGGCTGTCGTGTAGGTTGCGATGCAGTGTTTTGTATTGTTGCGGGTTCAGAATTTAACTGAGCATTATTCATCCGGGATTGTCCCTGTGAATGTGGTTGTTGCTGAGTTTGGGACTGTTGACGATGCGGCATTTGCACGTTCGCGTTACCGACTTGAGGCCTGTTCGGGATTTTCTGGGTTTGACCTTGTGTCGTCGAATTGGCTGACATAAACGGATGTAGTAAATAATGATGCCGTTGTCCACATTTTGTACAGGTACGCCTAGAGCAATCAGCCATGAAGTGTCCCTGAGATAAACAGTTCAAGCACCAACCAAGTCTCCGAATAGCAACTCTCCGATCGACCACTCTCATTTTGCTGAACCGACGACATTGTTCAATGCTATGCGCACCTCCATTGCAGATAGGGCAGACACTTGTACTCTGAGTTACAGTGTGGATTGCAGGGCTCCTGAAGGACCGCCGCTGCTCAACTCCTCTTCGACCCGACGTAGAATGCAAAATCCCACAGTGCTGTTCTAAAAAGTCAGCCATGTCTGCATATCGTGGAATACCTTTGCACGCATGATGTGTTTCCCAGTGACGTAGCGTTGTGTTGTCCAGTTTCTGCGACAGCATGAAGGCCAAGAGTGTACTCCGATTCCTTGTGTTTTCTCCTAATTTCTCTAATTGTTGTAGGTTTACCTTGAACGTCATGAGTATGGTATTCAGTTCATCAAAAGATTCCGATCGCATAACAGGAACAGCAAACAATGCCTTGAGGTGCTCATGAGCTATCAGtttgtgattttcatatttcgttTCCAAAATGGCCCAAGCAATATTATATGTTGCTGCACTAACCTGCACCTGATTAATTTGAAGCAGCGCATCATCCCGCAAAGAAGCTCGCAAATAATTGAACTTGTCCATTGGACTCAGGTCCTCATTATTGTGAATCAGTGATTTAAAGTTGTCCCGAAAATTAATCCACTCCTGTAATTTGCCCGAAAAGGTAGGTAACTTTAACTCTGGGTATTTTATGCGAGAGGTTTGTCCTGGATTGGCAGCATTCGGCTGGCATTCAGCAACAATTCTTGTGCCTCTAGCAAGCTTGGCAAGCAACGcagatttcaaacgaaaatatatattttcaaattctTTGTACGCAGTAACGTTCCCGGCATCACTGCCTGCGGCACctacatcatcatcagcagcgcTTTCATATGTATCGCCAGCATCAACTTCGTCTAAGATCACATCTATTTCGACTCTAACTGCAcaaaacttttcaaagatttcatcCAGCTTCGTTAATCGCAATTCCAATACACCCTCATCGCGATCATTGTCGTAGTTATTTAAGAACTCTTCCACATTTTCTAATGACGATCTCAACTGCTTCTCCTGCTTAATCAACTGCCTTAGGTCCCTAGAAGGCATTTTAAAGGATTCGATAAAGCGACACTTACCCTGTTTGAACAATAGAATCACTCCCGAGACCTCAAGCGGAACGAATTGACAGGATTGACAGCCCAATTAACAAACCACTTAACCGTGGGAATTGATCAAACGGCAAATTGTAAAAAGGCCGTGTATTAAATTATCAACCGGAGAAACTCAAACATATTCTCATCAAACGCGAATCAAATTTTATTCTACTCGCAACGTGGTGCGGTAATTTTGCGCATGCTAATAGTACAAAGGCACAGCGCTTTTATATTTCTATTGTCTCATGCAAGTTATAAGCAACCAAGCCACCTCAACCACACAATCACACACAATGACTACTTATCTGACTCCTCGCTGATCGAT encodes:
- the LOC129719692 gene encoding uncharacterized protein LOC129719692, which gives rise to MPRWKQTSPITQRVVLSEAARLFDPYGLAGPVIVQAKMFLQELWKGKYSWDEPLSMTLQSQWLEFRNSLDRLDAVSVPRWIAFGKNVISCELHGFCDASERAYGAVIYLRSVTREGQVSVRLVMAKSKVAPLEDLNKRKKKLSIPRLELSSALVLAHLYETVAASIQIPTNAYFWTDSTIVKCWLSSHPSRWQVFVANRVSEIQHISREGVWNHVPGVENPADIISRGATPLQLAESSVWWNGPSWLGKDCNEWPKTYEVPDQQFDSGTLEEKPLVTAALQMLPPSEIFTLYSSLCQLVRLTAWILRYTHNSRKINRTVRRIGVLSAREHEEALLVLVKLAQSECFPIELSDLAARGEVKPTSRLHSKDPELRDGVIRVGGRLRHAPVTFDRKHPIVLDSSHLLTKLIMKEYHHKLLHGGPQLMLSCMKERFWPLCGRNLAKKVVHECVPCFRARPRVHDQLMGDLPLERVTPAPAFLRVGIDYCGPFSLRPTSRKAIPARCYLCLFICLVVKAVHIEVVADLTTEAFIAALKRFIARRGKPEVIFCDNATNFVGARRELSELHRLFHSEQFQNPIVTEAAKDMIDFKFIPAKSPNFGGLWEAAVKSLKGHMRRVIGNNLLRTDEMFTVVTQIEACLNSRPITPLSNDHRDLEALTPGHFLIQRPLTAIPEPSLADIPENRLSRWQLVQQFFQTIWKRWSTEYLSDLHNRNKWTRRRNNLHIGTMVLV
- the LOC129719693 gene encoding uncharacterized protein LOC129719693 — its product is MPSRDLRQLIKQEKQLRSSLENVEEFLNNYDNDRDEGVLELRLTKLDEIFEKFCAVRVEIDVILDEVDAGDTYESAADDDVGAAGSDAGNVTAYKEFENIYFRLKSALLAKLARGTRIVAECQPNAANPGQTSRIKYPELKLPTFSGKLQEWINFRDNFKSLIHNNEDLSPMDKFNYLRASLRDDALLQINQVQVSAATYNIAWAILETKYENHKLIAHEHLKALFAVPVMRSESFDELNTILMTFKVNLQQLEKLGENTRNRSTLLAFMLSQKLDNTTLRHWETHHACKGIPRYADMADFLEQHCGILHSTSGRRGVEQRRSFRSPAIHTVTQSTSVCPICNGGAHSIEQCRRFSKMRVVDRRVAIRRLGWCLNCLSQGHFMADCSRRTCTKCGQRHHYLLHPFMSANSTTQGQTQKIPNRPQVGNANVQMPHRQQSQTQQQPHSQGQSRMNNAQLNSEPATIQNTASQPTRQPPPTNTTATLHHTATLHHIRSHRNTTLLSTAIVNFADRFGNTTLARVLLDNGSQICIITENLSQKLNFKRFHENLPVKGVGDALTVSKQSVLARILSRNFLFETKELKFYVLPRITLNLPQHSIDIGTWKLPTDICLADPSFYESGGVDAILGVSVFYDLLLGEQMKLLETGVTLCNTQLGWIVAGEISDNSEASYSIAVANVVTTEEIHEQLARFWELETCKTKSCLSIEETTCETIFEQTTSRDADGKCRVTLPKRDYLMERLGESKSIATKRFMALERRLNANLEMKALYTAFIHEYFLMGHMKEIRDEENEPKCSYYMPHHAVMKPDSTTTKLRVVFDASCATDSGISLNDILMVGPVVQNDLLSILIRFRLHKYAIVGDVEKMYRMINVVEQDQPLQRILWRESVDERLRTYQLTYVTYGTSSAPYLATRSLKRCAEEGEKTHPVAANVIKNNFYVDDMLAGVHTVDEGKKLCSDASRVRWVQPAEMAL